A segment of the Streptomyces sp. P9-A2 genome:
TCTGCCGGTTGGCGGACTGCGGATTCGGGGCGAAGAGCCGCCAGTTCTGCTCGAACACGGGCCGGACCCACGCGTCGACCTGCTGGCTGTACGCCTTTGAGATGGCGTTCGGAGGCGCCACGTACAGAAACACCAGGAGTACATGGACCAGGGTCACTGCCAGACACAGGGCCACCGCGGTTCCCGTTGCAGCGCTCAGCGGGCGGGGTGGCCCTGAAATCCCACGGGTGCTACCCGGTCCCCCGCCACTGTCCTGCGCTGCCGGCTCAGCTCCGGTCCGCTGCGGATACTTCACGTTTGTCGACTCAGCGCCGCTCAGCACGGCCCCACCCGGTCCTTCCCATCCTGACTGCTCGCACCTGCTGCTCCTGCTGCTCCTGCTTCCGCGGGTGGCACGCGACGGAATCGATGACGATCCGCCGCGCGCCACCCGTCTTACATTCAGTGCGAAATTTTCACCTTGGGCGTCTCGGGCATCTTGTGCTTGCCGGACTTGCCGGGCTTCTTCTCATAGCCGGACTCCCCCGGCTTGTCCTGGTGGCCGGGCTTGCCAGGCTTCCCAGGCTTCTTGTGGCAGTCGCAGTCGTGCCCGCCCACGGCGTCACCAGTCGCGGCATCGCCAGTCGCAGCGGCATCGCCGGTCGCAGCAGCGTCACCGGTCGCAGCAGCATCGCCAGTCGCGGCGTCACCGGTCGCAGCAGCATCGCCAGTCGCGGCGTCACCGGTCGCAGCAGCATCGCCAGTCGCAGCAGCGTCACCGGTCGCAGCAGCATCGCCAGTCGCAGCAGCATCGCCAGTCGCGGCGTCACCGGTCGCAGCAGCATCGCCGGTCGCAGCAGCGTCACCGGTCGCAGCAGCATCGCCGGTCGCAGCAGCGTCACCGGTCGCAGCAGCATCGCCAGTCGCAGCAGCATCGCCAGTCGCGGCGTCACCGGTCACGGCATCGCCAGTCGCGGCGTCACCGGTGGTCGTGGTGGTGCTTTCGCACTCCGGCCTGGTGATCACGTTGTTGTCCAGCGTCACGGCCCCGTTGCGGGCCAGCACCCGGCCCTCGATGGTCGCCCCATTGTTGACAGTGATCGAGGTGAGTGCCATGAGGGTGCCCACGAAGGTGGAGCCGGATCCGAGCGTGGCCGATTCGTCGGTCACCCAGAACACGTTGCACGCCTGGGCGCCGTTCTGAAGGACGATGCTGCTCCCGGATGCCGTCGTCAGGCCCGCAGGAACCTTGAACACCCAGACGGCGTCAGGGTTGCCCTGGGCATCCAGGGTCCAGGTACCGTTGACCAGGAGACCGGACGTGACGGCGTAGGTGCCCGGAATCAGTGTGGGGGTCACGGGCGCCGCGGAAAGGTTGAACTCCGTGGGCTGACCGAAAGCGTCGTCGTACGCCGTAACGAGGTCGGCCTTCGCGCCTGCCGCCGCCGCGCCTGCGTAGATCGTCCCGCCCACTACCGTACCTGGCGGGAATCCGGTAACGGCCGCTCCCGGAGAGACGCCAACGTCTCCGGTGACCACGGAATTACCTGTGTTGGTGACCGTCGAACCGGCCAGTACCGCGAAGCTTTCCGCGGTACCCAGCTCTACAGCTGTTGCTGCATTTGCTTGTTTAGGTGTCACCGCCACAACGGCAAGGGCGACCAGCAGGGTGAGCACCCCCGCGATCCAAGCCGTCATTGTGCGCCGTTGCGGCACATCGGGAATGTTCAGTGTCATCGAGTGTCCAACTCCTGTGGGGGGCGTCCTGCGTTCCTTGTCGAACAGAATCGCCTCTTCTGTCGGCGGCATATTACGCAGACGCCTGATCCCGGTGACGATTCACTCGGGCAGTGTCGCCGGAATCAATCAATATGCATCAAAGAACGTACGATAAATATTGAGCCGAATGACTGCCCCCCATCCGTGCGGCGATCCGCCGGAGAGCCGACACTTCGACCGCATCAGTGAGCCTCTTCCCTCTTCAGTCCGAGCTGGTAAGGCCCAGAAAAGACAGCCCTGCGCGTCTGCGATGACCCGCGCGTTCATGCCGTGCTTCTGGTGTTTGCCGGAGCAGAAGGGCTCGTCGGCGGCGATTCGGCCGATCGGCAGCAGCGTCCCGTCCAGGATCAGATACGCCGTCATCACCACGGCCCAAACAGCTTCGGCGAGTCTGGGGGCGAGGGTGGCCAGGAGCTCGACGGCCACGGTGACGTAGCTGTGGACGGTAGTGGTGTCCACGCCGAAACCTGCTGCGAGCTGGGCACAGGTGTGTCCGTTGCGGAGGCGGGCGAGGGCGAGCAGGGCCTGTCGACTCGTGCTCAGGCGCATCCATCGGGTACCGAGAGCGCGGCGACGCGCCCGCAGTCCGGCGGGCAGGAAGCGAAGGGCAGAGCTGGACACGTCGACGCCATGGAGCCTCCCCTGTTCGAGCGAAGCCGAGAGCTTGGGGAAGGGTAAAAAAACACGCGAAGCCTCTGACGGCGACGGTTCTCTTGGTCGAAAACCCGTCTACCAGTGGCTTCACCTACCTGTCAGCACAACGGCCAGGCTAATCCACCAGGTTGGGAAGGGGTCAGTGAATGTCCCCTGGATGGCACAGGCCGGAGAAGCATCCGCCGGGCCTGATACGGATTCCGGGATCGGTCACGCGCCCGCCTCGCCGGACCACCGTGCCCGGGGAGCTGTCGATTACCGGGCACCAGCTACCACATGATCGAACCGAGTAGTTGTTGATCGACAGCTCCCTGCCGTTACAGGAGAACAGCGGCGACACAGCTCGAAGGATTAACGACTGGCTGCAATCGGACTCAGCGGAATCCGCGCCGGCCATCCCCTCACCCCCGTCGGATCACCGGTCCCGGGCCGGTGTCCTGGGCTGGAGGATGTCGTGGAGGGAGTCCTCGCGCCACTGCTCGAGGAGTTGGTGGAAGGCGTGGGCGCCGTGGGGGTAGGCGGACGGGCCGTTGGGGCGGCCTCGGCCTTCCCTGTTGTAGTAGCCGGGGGTGCACTCGGCGTGGAACCACTCCTGGTCGGGGGCGTCCTCGGCCAGGGTGGCGAGCCAGGCGTCCTCGATCTCGCGGGGCGGTTCGACCAGGGCGTCCTCGGCTTCGGCGGCGGCGACCAACGTGGCGGCGTGGACGGCCTGTTCGTCCAGGATGTGGGTGAAGTTGACGCTGCTGGCGTTCTGCAGGGACCCCATCTGGATCAGGTTCGGGAAGCCGTTGCTGGTGAAGCCGTGCAGGGTGCGCGGGCCCTGCCGCGCCCAGACGTGCAGGAGTTGGGTGCCGCCCCGGCCGTGGACGGGGAGCTTCCCGGAGAGGACGCCCGAGGTGCCGACGGAGAAACCCGTGGCGAAGATCAGGCAGTCGAGGTCGTACGTCGTGTCGCCGACGACCACGCCGGTCTCGGTGACGCGCTCGATGCCGTGGGTGTCGGCGGTGTCGACCAGGGTGACGTTGGCGCGGTTGAAGGCCTGGTAGTACTGGTCGGAGAAGGTGGGGCGCTTGCAGGCGTACCGGTACCAGGGCTTGAGCTTCTCCGCCGTGTCCGGGGCGGTGACGGTCTGCTCGACGCGGGCGCGGAGATCGTTCATCTTGGCGGCGTCGGCCGCCTCGTAGGCCGCTTCGAAGGCCTCCCGGTCGTCCTGGCGGCGGAAACTCGGCAGGAG
Coding sequences within it:
- a CDS encoding ice-binding family protein — protein: MTLNIPDVPQRRTMTAWIAGVLTLLVALAVVAVTPKQANAATAVELGTAESFAVLAGSTVTNTGNSVVTGDVGVSPGAAVTGFPPGTVVGGTIYAGAAAAGAKADLVTAYDDAFGQPTEFNLSAAPVTPTLIPGTYAVTSGLLVNGTWTLDAQGNPDAVWVFKVPAGLTTASGSSIVLQNGAQACNVFWVTDESATLGSGSTFVGTLMALTSITVNNGATIEGRVLARNGAVTLDNNVITRPECESTTTTTGDAATGDAVTGDAATGDAAATGDAAATGDAAATGDAAATGDAAATGDAAATGDAATGDAAATGDAAATGDAAATGDAAATGDAATGDAAATGDAATGDAAATGDAAATGDAAATGDAATGDAVGGHDCDCHKKPGKPGKPGHQDKPGESGYEKKPGKSGKHKMPETPKVKISH